Below is a window of Streptomyces sp. ITFR-16 DNA.
CCCGGAGCAGGTGGACCGGGCCGTGGCCGCGCTGTCGGCGGAGCGGGACGGGGCCCTGGAGCAGGTGGCGCGGCTGACGGAGCTGGCGGAGCGGCTGGTGGCGGAGTCGGCCCGGCTGGACGAGGCCGTGGCGAAGCTGGCGCCGCAGGACTACGCGTCGCTGGGGGAGCGGGCCCAGCAGATCCTGGCGCTGGCCGAGGGCGAGGCGCGGTCGGTGCGGGCCGCAGCCCAGGAGGAGGCGCAGGGGCTGCGCGACGCGGCGGACGAGGCGGGGCGGGCGCTGCGCGAGTCCGCGCGGGCCGACGCGGAGGCGATGCGGGCGGCGGCGGTGGGCCGCGCCGATGAGGTGCTGGCCGCCGCCGGGGCGACCGCCGCCGAGCTGCTGGCCGGTGCGCGGCAGGAGGCGGTGCGGGTCCGCGAGGAGGCGGAGGCCGCGATGGCGGCGACCCGCAGCCGTACGGCGAGTGTGCTGGCGCACCAGGAGCAGGAGCACGCCGAGCGGTGGAAGGCCGACGGGCAGGAGCTGGCGGACGCCGAGGCCGCGCAGGCGGCGGAGCACGAGGAGCTGACCGCCCGCGCCGAGGCCGGTCTCGCCGAGGCCCGGAAGGCGCTGGCGGAGGCCGAGGAGGCCGCGCGGCACGGCCAGGAGGATGCCGAGGCGCGCGCCGCCGGGCTGATTGCCGAGGCCCGGGTGCGCGAGGAGCGCGTGGTGCGGGAGACGGAGCGGATCCTGCGGGAGCACGAGGAGGGCCGCGAGGAGGTGCAGGCGCACATGGCGCACGTCCGCAGCTCGCTCGCGGCGCTGACGGGCCGGGTGACGACCCCGGCGCAGGACTGAAGCGCGCGCCTTCACCGGGTCCGTCCCCGGGCCCGCCCTGTCCCCGGAGGCGGGCCTGCCCCCCCGGGGTCTGTCCTCAGGCGCGGCCCGTCGGGGGTGCTCCCGCCAGGATCCACGGCTCCTCGGCCTCGTACATCCGGCGCTCCTCCGTGGCGGTGCGGCGGCCCAGGCGCGAGCCCAGCCAGCCCGCGAGGAAGCCCGCAGGGACGGAGGCGAGCCCGGTGGTGGTGAGGGGGAACCAGTTGAAGTCCCGGTCGGGGAAGACGGCGCCGGGGGAGCCGGAGACCAGATTGGTGCCGGTCATCAGGACGAGGACGGCCGTCGTGCCGCCGATGAGGGTGCAGAGCAGCCCGGTCCGGGTGAAGTGCCGCCAGAACATGCTGTAGACGAGCGCGGGGGCCAGGGCCGAGGCGCCGACGCAGAACGAGAGCGCGACCAGGGCCTGGAGGTTCCAGTGCCGGGCCGGCACCGCGAGGGCGATGGTGAGCAGCCCCACGCCGGCCGCGGCCGCCTGGGCGGTGCCGATCTCGACGGTGGTGGTGACGGGTGGCCGGTCCGGGGAGCGCAGTCCGTGCGCGAACACGTCGTGGGCCAGGGAGTTGGCGCAGGCCAGGATCATTCCGGCGACCGAGGCCAGCAGGGTCAGGAAGATCGCGGTGGTCATGGCGGTGACGACGAGCGCTCCGGCCTCCCCGCCGCCGGCGACGGCCCCGGTGACCTGGAGGATCGCGCTGTTGCCCTGCGGCCCGGCGGCGGTGATGAGTTCGCGGCCGACGAGCGCGGCGGCGCCGAGGCCGATCACGGTGAGCAGCAGGCACAGGGGGACGACGACGGAGACGGCCCAGGACATCGAGCGGCGGACGGCGGGCGCGCTGCGGGCGCTGGACATGCGCATGGTGATGTGGGGCAGACAGGCCCCGCCGAGGACGACGGTCAGCTCGGAGCTGACCATGTCGGCCCCGTTGCCGCCGAACTGGAGCCCGGAGCGCAGATAGGCGGAGCCGGCGCCGCTGCCGAGGCGGGCGGCGTCGAGGAGGGCGCGGGTGTCCCAGTCGAACCGGTTCATGATCAGTACGGAGACGGTGAGGCAGGCGCCGGCGAGGACCACGGTCTTGACGATGTGGATGAGTGCGGTGCCCTTCATCCCGCCGATCGCGGCGTAGCCGATCATCACGACGCCGAGGGTGACGATGGCGCCGGTGCGGAACCCCGAGCCGTCGAACCCCAGGATGAAGGCGAGCAGATCGCCGCTGCCCGCGAGCTGGACGACCATCAGCGGGACGAGGGCGGCGAGGGTGACGGCGCAGGACGCGATCCGGACCGCGCGGCCGGGGGCGCGGCGGGTGAGCATGTCGCCCATGGTGAACCGGCCCGCGTTGCGCAGGGGTTCGGCCAGCAGGAACATCAGCAGGACGAGGGAGAGCGCGGTGCTCAGGGCGAGGACGAGGCCGTCGTAGCCGGTGAGGGCGATGACACCGGTGGTGCCGAGGACGGTGGCGGCGGAGACGTAGTCCCCGGCGACGGCGAGACCGCCCCGGCCGGGGGAGAGCGAGCGGTAGCCGGTGTAGAACTCGTCGAGGTCGTCGCGGTCGGGGCCGGTCATCACGCAGAGCAGCAGCGTCACGGTCGCCACCGCGATGAAGGCGACGAGGGACATCGTCTGCGCGGACGCGTCGAATCCGTTCACCGCAGCGCCCCCGTCCTGCGCAGTTCCGCGGCGAGCGGGTCCACCGTGCGCCGCGCGATCCGTTCGTACAGCGCGATCGCGAGGAACGTGACCGGGAGTTGGCACAGGCCCAGCGTCAGGCCCGTCGTGAGGCCGCCGCCGACGGGGCGGTTCATCAGCCCCGGCGCGAAGCCGGACAGCAGCAGGAAGGCGGTGAAGTAGCCGAGCGCGGTCAGGGTGGCGACGCGCCGCAGCAGCCGGTACGCGGTGCGCAGCCGGCGCAGGTCGCCGTGGTGTCCGGGCGGCGGTACGGGCGCGGCGGGCGGGTGTGCCCGGCGGGGCGGCGGCGCGGGCACCGAACTCTGCCAGGGCAGCAGGTAGTCGTGCTGCTGGGGCGGCGGGAAGGACGGTCTGCGGGCGGCCGGGGCGGGGCCGGACGGGGGCCGCTGAGGGCGCCCGCGCCGGGGCGGGTACGGGGGAGGGTGCGGAGGTTCGTACGACATGGCGGTGCCGCTCCTTGCATGGGCTCGGGCCCGGGGACGGGCTGCAAGGCAGCAGCGCGGCTGCGCTGCGGGAGCGCGAACGCTACTCGTGGGTACGGCGGCTGGGGAGGGGATATACGAAACTACCTTGGGTAACTCGCCTGTTGCCCAGGAATTGCGGGACAGCCCTTAGTCAGGTGGCGGTACGGGAGCGCCCTCGGGCTCGTCGGCGAGGACCGGGAAGCGCCGGGGTGCGACGAAGACCAGCACCAGCAGGGCCACCGCGGCGGCCGCCGCGGCGCCCAGGTAGACCTGGTCGACCGCGGCGTCAACGGCCCGGCGCAGATAGTCCGTTGCCGCCTGTGTGAGCGCCCCGGGGTCGTCCAGCGCGTGCGAGACGGAGTCCAGATCGCCCGGCAGCCCCGCGACGGGCGCGTCCGCGAGCCGGGAGGCCATGACCCCGTTGGCGACGGCCCCGAACAGCGCGGCGCCGATGCTCTGGCCCAGCTGGCGGCAGAAGAGCACGGAGGCCGTCGTCGTACCCCGCTCGGACCAGCCCACGGTCGACTGGACGCCCACGATCAGCGGCAGTTGGAAGAGCCCGAGCGCGGCGCCGAGCAGCAGCATGATCAGGGCGGGCTGCCAGGCCGCGCCCGGGTAGGGCAGCAGCGGGAAGGCGAGCAGGACCAGCAGGGCGCCGGTCATGCCGGTGATCGCGGTGCGGCGGAAGCCGATGCGGTTGTACACCCGGTTGGACAGGGCGGCCGACACCGGCCAGCTCAGCGTCATCACCGAGAGCACGAACCCGGCGGCGATCGGCCCGAGCCCCAGCACCGACTGGGCGTACGTCGGCAGGAAGACGGTCGGCGCGACCATCAGCAGGCCCATCGCGCCCAGGGCCAGATTGACCGAGGCGATGGTGCGCCGCCGCCACACCCAGCCCGGGATGACGGGTTCGGCGGCGCGCCGCTCGATCAGGACCGTCAGCGTGGCCAGCACGGCGGCCCCGCCCAGCAGGCCGAGGGAGGGCGCCGACAGCCAGGGCCAGGCCACCCCGCCCTGGACGAGCGCGGTCAGCAGCAGCGCACCGGTCGCGAACACGCCCAGCGAGCCCGCCCAGTCGATCCGGGGGCGGGGCGCGCCGGCCGCCCGCCGGGTGCGGGACGGCTCGTGGAGGTGGCGCACGACGAGCCAGAGCGCGAACGCCCCTACGGGCAGGTTGATCAGGAAGATCCAGCGCCAGTCCGCGTACACCGCGAACAGCCCGCCGAGCACCGGGCCCGCGACCGCCGACGTGGCCCAGACCGTGGACAGCCTGGCCTGGATCCTCGGGCGCTCCTTCAGCGGATAGAGGTCCGCCGCGATGGTCTGGACGGTGCCCTGGAGCGCGCCGCCGCCGATGCCCTGGACGACTCGGAAGGCGATCAGCGCGGCCATGTTCCAGGCGGCGGCGCACAGCACCGAACCGAACAGGAAGAGGACCACGCCGGTGATCAGGACAGGCTTGCGGCCGAAGGTGTCGGAGAGCTTCCCGTACACCGGCAGGGTCACCGTCACGGCCAGCAGATAGCCGGAGAAGAGCCAGGAGAAGACGGAGAACCCGCCCAGGTCGCCGACGATCTGCGGGACCGCCGTGGACACGATCGTGCCGTCGATCGCCGCCAGCGCCATGCAGAGCATCAGCGCGGCCACGACGGGACCGCGCCGCCGGGGCGCCGCGGGGGAGGGTGCGGGTCCCGTACCGGACCCCGATATCGCTTCCGTGCCGCCGCCCGCGCCGCTCACCAGGATTCCTTCCCCATGCACGTATGTGCCCGACACTGTCTCACCTGCGGCTCCCCGCCGGGAGACGGGGCGGCGTCGCGCAAGGGCTCCGCCCAGCGGTGTGGACCCTGGGGACCAGCCCCTGAGAAACCACTCCACCCGGGGGCGCAGACCCTTAGGGGGAGCTCCTTACTGCGGGCCGGGGAACGTTCCTCCCGGCGGACGACGTGGCAGGCGCCGCCCGCTCCGTAGCGTGTTTCACACACCGAGGGGGCGGCAGGCCGCAGGGGACGGGGTGGGGAAAACCCCACCCGAAGACTGCGCTGGGCACCAGCGCGCCGGACCCCCTGCGCACACCAGACTTTCCAGCAGACGGCGACAGTCCGTCGCCGACCGACATAGGAGAAAAACCGTGACAACGGCTGTAACCATTCCCAGGCACGGGGGCACTGGAGGGCGTACGGCCGTGGCTGCGCGGGCGCGGCAGGTCGTCAAGGCGTACGGGACCGGGGAGACCCGGGTCGTCGCGCTCGACCACGTCGACGTGGACATCGACCGCGGCCGGTTCACGGCGATCATGGGTCCGTCCGGCTCCGGCAAGTCGACGCTGATGCACTGCCTGGCCGGCCTGGACACCGTGACCTCCGGTCAGATCCACCTGGCCGAGACCGAGATCACCGGCCTCAAGGACAAGAAGCTCACCCAGCTGCGCCGCGACCGCATCGGCTTCATCTTCCAGGCGTTCAACCTGCTGCCGACGCTGAACGCGCTGGAGAACATCACGCTGCCGATGGACATCGCGGGCCGCAAGCCCGACGCCGCCTGGCTGCGGCAGGTCGTGGAGACCGTGGGCCTGGCCGAGCGGCTCAAGCACCGGCCGACCGAGCTCTCCGGCGGCCAGCAGCAGCGCGTCGCCGTGGCACGGGCGCTCGCCGCCCGGCCGGAGATCATCTTCGGTGACGAGCCGACCGGGAACCTGGACTCGCGGGCCGGCGCCGAGGTGCTGACCTTCCTGCGCAAGTCCGTCGACGAGCTGGGCCAGACCATCGTGATGGTCACCCATGACCCGGTCGCCGCCTCCTACGCGGACCGGGTGCTCTACCTCGCGGACGGCCGGATCGTCGACGAGATGCACAACCCCACCGCCGAACAGGTGCTGGACCGCATGAAGGACTTCGACGCGCGCGGGCGGACGTCATGACCGTGTGGAAGACCTCGATGCGCAACTTCTTCGCGCACAAGGGCCGCATGGCGCTCTCCGCCGTCGCCGTCCTGCTGTCGGTGGCGTTCGTGTGCGGCACGCTCGTCTTCACCGACACCATGAACACCACGTTCGACAAGCTCTTCGCCGCGACCTCGGCCGATGTCACCGTCAGCCCGAAGTCGGCCGAGGCCGACGACACCCCGGACAACGGCAGGCCGGAGTCGCTGCCCGCCTCCGTCGTCGCGCGGGTCGGCAAGGCCGACGGGGTCGAGAGGGCCGAGGGCGCCGTCTCCAGCATGGCGGTCACGGTCGTCGACAGCCACAACAAGAACATGGGCTCCGAGACCGGCGCCCCCACGATCGCGGGCAACTGGACGCGCAACGACCTGCGTTCCATGGAGATCACCTCCGGCCACGCCCCGCGCGGCCCCACCGAGGTGATGGTCGACGCCGACACGGCGAAGAAGCACCACCTCGAGCTCGGTGACGAGCTGCGCACCATCGCGGTCACCGGCGACATCAAGGCGCGCATCAGCGGGATCGCCGCCTTCAAGGTGACCAACCCGGGCGCGGCGATCGTCTACCTCGACACGGCCACCGCCCAGCAGAAGCTGCTCGGCCGCACCGGTGTCTTCACCCAGATCGCGGTCACCGCCGAATCCGGTGTCAGCGACGTCCGGTTGAAGCAGAACGTCGCGAAGGCCCTCGACGGCTCGGCCGCGTACAAGCTGGAGACCCAGAAGGAGGCCGCGGCGTCCGACAAGGACTCCATGGGCTCGTTCCTCGACGTGATGAAGTACGCGATGCTCGGCTTCGCCGGGATCGCCTTCCTCGTCGGCATCTTCCTGATCGTCAACACCTTCTCGATGCTGGTCGCCCAGCGCACCCGTGAGATCGGCCTGATGCGGGCCATCGGCTCCAGCCGCAAGCAGGTCAACCGCTCGGTGCTGCTCGAGGCGGTCCTGCTGGGCATCGTCGGCTCGCTCCTCGGCGTCGCCGCCGGCGTCGGACTGGCCGTCGGGCTGATGAAGGTCATGGGCGCCGTCGGCATGGAGCTGTCCACCCAGGACCTCACCATCGCCTGGACGACCCCGGTGACCGGCCTCGCGCTCGGCATCGTCGTGACCGTCCTCGCCGCCTACATCCCGGCCCGCCGGGCCGGCAAGGTCTCCCCGATGGCGGCCCTGCGCGACTCCGGAACCCCGGCGGACGCCAAGTCCGGCTGGATCCGGGCCGGCATCGGCCTGGTCCTCACCGGCGCCGGCGCCGCCGCCCTGTGGTCGACGACGCAGGCCGACAAGGCGAGCGACGGCTCCGCCTTCCTCGGCCTGGGCGTGGTCCTCACCCTCATCGGCTTCATCGTGATCGGCCCGCTGCTGGCCGGTGTCGTCGTACGGGCGCTGAGCGTCGTCGTCCTGCGCTTCTTCGGACCGGTCGGCCGCCTCGCCGAGCGCAACGCCCTGCGCAACCCCCGCCGCACCGGCGCCACCGGCGCGGCCCTGATGATCGGGCTCGCCCTGGTGGCCTGCCTGTCGGTGGTGGGCTCGTCGATGGTCGCGTCGGCGACGGACGAGCTGGACAGGTCGGTGGGGGCGGACTTCATCGTCCAGACGGGCGGTGACGGGCGGCCGCTCACCGAGCAGGCCAGCGACGCGGTCGACGGGGCGTCGCACCTCGCGCACGTCACGCACATGAAGGAGGTGCCGGCCAGGCTGACCCTGCCGGACGGCTCCGCCCCGAAGGCGGGCCTGCTCGCCACCGAACCGACGTACACCCAGGACCTGTCACGCGACACGCTCTCCGGAGACCTCTCCGCCGCCTACGGCAAGGACGCGATGTCCGTCGGCTCGAAGTTCGCGGAGAAGCACGGGGTCAAGGTCGGTGACGAACTGACGGCCGCCTTCGAGCACGGCAGGACGGCCCGGCTGAAGGTCGCCGCCATCACCTCCGACGACTCCGCGCTCGACTCCGGGGCGATGTACATCAACCTCACCACGGCCATGCGGCACGTCCCGGCCGACCGCATGCCCCTGGACTCGGTCGTGTTCGCGAAGGCGGCCCCGGACCAGCAGGACCAGGCGTACACATCGCTCAAGGCCGCTGTGGCCGCCGACCCGACGGTCAAGGTGTTCGACCAGACCGGCTTCAAGCAGGAGCTGAAGGACCAGATCGGACAGCTCCTGAACATCGTGTACGGACTGCTCGCCCTGGCGATCATCGTCGCGGTCCTCGGGGTGGTGAACACCCTGGCCCTGTCGGTCGTCGAGCGGACCCGCGAGATCGGCCTGATGCGCGCCATCGGCCTCTCCCGCCGCCAGCTGCGCCGGATGATCCGGCTGGAGTCCGTGGTCATCGCCCTCTTCGGCGCCCTGCTCGGCCTCGGCCTGGGCATGGGCTGGGGCACCTCCGCCCAGGAGCTGCTGGCGCTGGAGGGCCTCGACGTCCTGGAGATCCCGTGGCCGACCATCATCACGGTCTTCGTGGCCTCGGCCTTCGTCGGGCTGTTCGCCGCCCTGGTCCCGGCCTTCCGGGCGGGACGGATGAACGTCCTGAACGCCATCGCCACGGACGGGTGAGACCCGCCTACCCGTAGACTGACCACCTCCGGCCCCGGGGCGTTCCTCCAAACGCCCCGGGGCCGGATCGCGTGCGGGCCGGTGCCGCCCGTTGCGGGAGCGGCTGTCAGCCCGGAGTCGTACGCTGGAACCCCGGCCCGTGCTACGTGTCGGGCCCTTCGCGTTGCCCCCTGGCAGCAGCCGGCTGTCAGACCTCGCCCTCGTTACCCGGACGGAAGCCCTTCATGAGCCTGCACGGTCTGCTGGATGTCGTCGTACGTGATCCGGCGCTCGAAGAAGCGGTGAAGGCCGCCGGTGACGGTCACCGGATGCACATCGACCTGGTGGGCCCGCCGGCCGCGCGGCCCTTCGCCGTGGCGGCGCTGGCCCGGGAGGCCGGCCGGACCGTGCTCGCCGTCACCGCGACCGGGCGCGAGGCCGAGGACCTGGCGGCCGCGCTGCGCACGCTGCTGCCGCCGGACACGATCGCGGAGTTCCCGTCCTGGGAGACCCTGCCGCACGAACGGCTCTCGCCCCGCTCCGACACCGTGGGCCGCCGGCTCGCCGTGCTGCGGCGCCTCGCGCACCCGAGGCAGGACGACCCGGAGACCGGGCCGGTCTCCGTCGTCGTCGCCCCGATCCGGTCCGTGCTCCAGCCGCAGGTCAAGGGTCTCGGCGACCTGGAGCCCGTCGCGCTGCGGATCGGACAGAGCGCGGACCTCGGCGAGACCGTCGAGGCGCTCGCGGCAGCCGCGTACTCCCGGGTCGAACTGGTCGAGAAGCGCGGTGAGTTCGCGGTGCGCGGCGGCATCCTGGACGTCTTCCCGCCGACCGAGGAGCACCCCCTGCGGGTGGAGTTCTGGGGCGACGACGTCGAGGAGATCCGCTACTTCAAGATCGCCGACCAGCGGTCGCTGGAGATCGCCGAGCACGGGCTGTGGGCGCCGCCCTGCCGTGAGCTGCTGCTGACCGACGAGGTGCGCGAGCGGGCCGCCGCGCTCGCCGAGGCCCACCCCGAGCTGGGCGAACTCCTCGACAAGATCGCCCAGGGCATCGCGGTGGAGGGCATGGAGTCCCTCGCCCCGGTTCTGGTCGACGAGATGGAGCTGCTGCTCGACGTGCTGCCCGAGGGCTCCATGGCCGTGGTCTGCGACCCCGAGCGGGTGCGGACCCGGGCCACCGACCTGGTCGCCACCAGCCAGGAGTTCCTCCAGGCGTCCTGGGCGGCGACCGCGGGCGGCGGAGAGGCTCCGATCGACGTCGGCGCGGCCTCGCTGCGGGGCATCGCGGACGTCCGGGACCGGGCCCGTGAGCTGGGCATGATGTGGTGGTCGGTCTCGCCGTTCGCCGCCGACTCGGAGCTGGACGCGGACACCCTCGCCCTGCGGATGCACGCCCCGGAGGCGTACCGGGGCGACACCGCCCGCGCGTTCGCCGACACCAAGGGCATGCTGGCCGACGGCTGGCGCACGGTGTACGTCACCGAGGGCCAGGGCCTCGCCTCCCGTACCGTCGAGATGCTGGCCGGCGAGGGCATCGCGGCCCGTCTGGACGCGGACCTCGCGGAGATCTCCCCGTCCCTGGTGCACGTCTCCTGCGGCGCCATCGACCACGGCTTCGTCGACCCCGGGCTCAAGCTCGCCGTCCTCACCGAGACCGACCTCACCGGGCAGCGCACCGCCACCAAGGACCTGGGCCGGATGCCGGCCCGCCGCCGCAAGACGATCGACCCGCTGACGCTGGAGACGGGCGACTACATCGTCCACGAGCAGCACGGCGTGGGCCGCTACATCGAGATGGTGCAGCGCACGGTGCAGGGCGCCACCCGCGAGTACCTCCTCGTCGAGTACGCCCCCGCCAAGCGCGGCCAGCCCGGCGACCGGCTCTACATCCCGACCGACCAGCTGGAGCAGGTCACCAAGTACGTCGGCGGCGAGGCCCCCACCCTGCACCGCCTCGGCGGCGCGGACTGGACCAAGACCAAGGCGCGCGCCAAGAAGGCCGTCAAGGAGATCGCCGCCGACCTGATCAAGCTCTACTCGGCCCGGATGGCGGCCCCCGGCCATGTCTTCGGCCCGGACACCCCCTGGCAGCGCGAACTGGAGGACGCCTTCCCGTACGCGGAGACGCCCGACCAGCTCACCACCATCGCCGAGGTCAAGGAGGACATGGAGAAGTCCGTCCCCATGGACCGGCTGATCTGCGGCGACGTCGGCTACGGCAAGACGGAGATCGCGGTCCGGGCGGCCTTCAAGGCGGTCCAGGACGGCAAGCAGGTCGCCGTCCTCGTCCCCACGACCCTGCTGGTCCAGCAGCACTACGGCACCTTCACCGAGCGCTACTCCCAGTTCCCCGTCAACGTACGGGCGCTGAGCCGCTTCCAGTCGGAGACCGAGTCCAAGGCGACGCTGGAGGGGCTGAAGGACGGCTCGGTCGACCTGGTCATCGGCACCCACCGCCTCTTCTCCTCCGAGACCCGGTTCAAGGACCTGGGCCTGGTCATCGTCGACGAGGAGCAGCGCTTCGGCGTCGAGCACAAGGAGCAGCTGAAGAAGCTCCGCGCCAACGTGGACGTGCTGACCATGTCCGCGACGCCCATCCCCCGTACGCTCGAAATGGCCGTCACCGGCATCCGCGAGATGTCGACGATCACCACCCCGCCGGAGGAGCGCCACCCGGTCCTCACCTTCGTCGGCCCGTACGAGGAGAAGCAGATCGGCGCGGCCATCCGGCGCGAACTGCTCCGCGAGGGCCAGGCGTTCTACATCCACAACCGGGTCGAGTCCATCGACCGGGCCGCCGCCCGGCTGCGCGAGATCGTCCCCGAGGCGCGGATCGCCACCGCCCACGGCCAGATGTCCGAACAGGCACTGGAGCAGGTGGTGGTGGACTTCTGGGAGAAGAAGTTCGACGTGCTGGTCTCCACGACGATCGTCGAGTCCGGCATCGACATCTCCAACGCCAACACCCTGATCGTGGAGCGCGGCGACAACTTCGGCCTCTCCCAGCTGCACCAGCTGCGCGGCCGGGTGGGCCGAGGACGCGACCGGGGCTATGCGTACTTCCTCTACCCCCCGGAGAAGCCGCTCACCGAGACCGCCCACGAGCGCCTGGCCACGATCGCCCAGCACACCGAGATGGGCGC
It encodes the following:
- a CDS encoding cation acetate symporter, which codes for MNGFDASAQTMSLVAFIAVATVTLLLCVMTGPDRDDLDEFYTGYRSLSPGRGGLAVAGDYVSAATVLGTTGVIALTGYDGLVLALSTALSLVLLMFLLAEPLRNAGRFTMGDMLTRRAPGRAVRIASCAVTLAALVPLMVVQLAGSGDLLAFILGFDGSGFRTGAIVTLGVVMIGYAAIGGMKGTALIHIVKTVVLAGACLTVSVLIMNRFDWDTRALLDAARLGSGAGSAYLRSGLQFGGNGADMVSSELTVVLGGACLPHITMRMSSARSAPAVRRSMSWAVSVVVPLCLLLTVIGLGAAALVGRELITAAGPQGNSAILQVTGAVAGGGEAGALVVTAMTTAIFLTLLASVAGMILACANSLAHDVFAHGLRSPDRPPVTTTVEIGTAQAAAAGVGLLTIALAVPARHWNLQALVALSFCVGASALAPALVYSMFWRHFTRTGLLCTLIGGTTAVLVLMTGTNLVSGSPGAVFPDRDFNWFPLTTTGLASVPAGFLAGWLGSRLGRRTATEERRMYEAEEPWILAGAPPTGRA
- a CDS encoding DUF485 domain-containing protein, with protein sequence MSYEPPHPPPYPPRRGRPQRPPSGPAPAARRPSFPPPQQHDYLLPWQSSVPAPPPRRAHPPAAPVPPPGHHGDLRRLRTAYRLLRRVATLTALGYFTAFLLLSGFAPGLMNRPVGGGLTTGLTLGLCQLPVTFLAIALYERIARRTVDPLAAELRRTGALR
- the mfd gene encoding transcription-repair coupling factor — encoded protein: MSLHGLLDVVVRDPALEEAVKAAGDGHRMHIDLVGPPAARPFAVAALAREAGRTVLAVTATGREAEDLAAALRTLLPPDTIAEFPSWETLPHERLSPRSDTVGRRLAVLRRLAHPRQDDPETGPVSVVVAPIRSVLQPQVKGLGDLEPVALRIGQSADLGETVEALAAAAYSRVELVEKRGEFAVRGGILDVFPPTEEHPLRVEFWGDDVEEIRYFKIADQRSLEIAEHGLWAPPCRELLLTDEVRERAAALAEAHPELGELLDKIAQGIAVEGMESLAPVLVDEMELLLDVLPEGSMAVVCDPERVRTRATDLVATSQEFLQASWAATAGGGEAPIDVGAASLRGIADVRDRARELGMMWWSVSPFAADSELDADTLALRMHAPEAYRGDTARAFADTKGMLADGWRTVYVTEGQGLASRTVEMLAGEGIAARLDADLAEISPSLVHVSCGAIDHGFVDPGLKLAVLTETDLTGQRTATKDLGRMPARRRKTIDPLTLETGDYIVHEQHGVGRYIEMVQRTVQGATREYLLVEYAPAKRGQPGDRLYIPTDQLEQVTKYVGGEAPTLHRLGGADWTKTKARAKKAVKEIAADLIKLYSARMAAPGHVFGPDTPWQRELEDAFPYAETPDQLTTIAEVKEDMEKSVPMDRLICGDVGYGKTEIAVRAAFKAVQDGKQVAVLVPTTLLVQQHYGTFTERYSQFPVNVRALSRFQSETESKATLEGLKDGSVDLVIGTHRLFSSETRFKDLGLVIVDEEQRFGVEHKEQLKKLRANVDVLTMSATPIPRTLEMAVTGIREMSTITTPPEERHPVLTFVGPYEEKQIGAAIRRELLREGQAFYIHNRVESIDRAAARLREIVPEARIATAHGQMSEQALEQVVVDFWEKKFDVLVSTTIVESGIDISNANTLIVERGDNFGLSQLHQLRGRVGRGRDRGYAYFLYPPEKPLTETAHERLATIAQHTEMGAGMYVAMKDLEIRGAGNLLGGEQSGHIAGVGFDLYVRMVGEAVADYRASLEGGVEEEPPLEVKIELPVDAHVPHDYAPGERLRLQAYRSIASASSEDDIRAVREELTDRYGKLPEPVENLLLVAGLRMLARACGVGDIVLQGPNIRFAPVDLRESQELRLKRLHPKTVIKPALHQILVPRPTTGRIGGKPVVGRELLAWTGEFLTTILGS
- a CDS encoding FtsX-like permease family protein, with the translated sequence MTVWKTSMRNFFAHKGRMALSAVAVLLSVAFVCGTLVFTDTMNTTFDKLFAATSADVTVSPKSAEADDTPDNGRPESLPASVVARVGKADGVERAEGAVSSMAVTVVDSHNKNMGSETGAPTIAGNWTRNDLRSMEITSGHAPRGPTEVMVDADTAKKHHLELGDELRTIAVTGDIKARISGIAAFKVTNPGAAIVYLDTATAQQKLLGRTGVFTQIAVTAESGVSDVRLKQNVAKALDGSAAYKLETQKEAAASDKDSMGSFLDVMKYAMLGFAGIAFLVGIFLIVNTFSMLVAQRTREIGLMRAIGSSRKQVNRSVLLEAVLLGIVGSLLGVAAGVGLAVGLMKVMGAVGMELSTQDLTIAWTTPVTGLALGIVVTVLAAYIPARRAGKVSPMAALRDSGTPADAKSGWIRAGIGLVLTGAGAAALWSTTQADKASDGSAFLGLGVVLTLIGFIVIGPLLAGVVVRALSVVVLRFFGPVGRLAERNALRNPRRTGATGAALMIGLALVACLSVVGSSMVASATDELDRSVGADFIVQTGGDGRPLTEQASDAVDGASHLAHVTHMKEVPARLTLPDGSAPKAGLLATEPTYTQDLSRDTLSGDLSAAYGKDAMSVGSKFAEKHGVKVGDELTAAFEHGRTARLKVAAITSDDSALDSGAMYINLTTAMRHVPADRMPLDSVVFAKAAPDQQDQAYTSLKAAVAADPTVKVFDQTGFKQELKDQIGQLLNIVYGLLALAIIVAVLGVVNTLALSVVERTREIGLMRAIGLSRRQLRRMIRLESVVIALFGALLGLGLGMGWGTSAQELLALEGLDVLEIPWPTIITVFVASAFVGLFAALVPAFRAGRMNVLNAIATDG
- a CDS encoding ABC transporter ATP-binding protein; translation: MTTAVTIPRHGGTGGRTAVAARARQVVKAYGTGETRVVALDHVDVDIDRGRFTAIMGPSGSGKSTLMHCLAGLDTVTSGQIHLAETEITGLKDKKLTQLRRDRIGFIFQAFNLLPTLNALENITLPMDIAGRKPDAAWLRQVVETVGLAERLKHRPTELSGGQQQRVAVARALAARPEIIFGDEPTGNLDSRAGAEVLTFLRKSVDELGQTIVMVTHDPVAASYADRVLYLADGRIVDEMHNPTAEQVLDRMKDFDARGRTS
- a CDS encoding MDR family MFS transporter; translated protein: MSGAGGGTEAISGSGTGPAPSPAAPRRRGPVVAALMLCMALAAIDGTIVSTAVPQIVGDLGGFSVFSWLFSGYLLAVTVTLPVYGKLSDTFGRKPVLITGVVLFLFGSVLCAAAWNMAALIAFRVVQGIGGGALQGTVQTIAADLYPLKERPRIQARLSTVWATSAVAGPVLGGLFAVYADWRWIFLINLPVGAFALWLVVRHLHEPSRTRRAAGAPRPRIDWAGSLGVFATGALLLTALVQGGVAWPWLSAPSLGLLGGAAVLATLTVLIERRAAEPVIPGWVWRRRTIASVNLALGAMGLLMVAPTVFLPTYAQSVLGLGPIAAGFVLSVMTLSWPVSAALSNRVYNRIGFRRTAITGMTGALLVLLAFPLLPYPGAAWQPALIMLLLGAALGLFQLPLIVGVQSTVGWSERGTTTASVLFCRQLGQSIGAALFGAVANGVMASRLADAPVAGLPGDLDSVSHALDDPGALTQAATDYLRRAVDAAVDQVYLGAAAAAAVALLVLVFVAPRRFPVLADEPEGAPVPPPD
- a CDS encoding cellulose-binding protein codes for the protein MSSAPVSAHGFVGVRGRGYRPEQVDRAVAALSAERDGALEQVARLTELAERLVAESARLDEAVAKLAPQDYASLGERAQQILALAEGEARSVRAAAQEEAQGLRDAADEAGRALRESARADAEAMRAAAVGRADEVLAAAGATAAELLAGARQEAVRVREEAEAAMAATRSRTASVLAHQEQEHAERWKADGQELADAEAAQAAEHEELTARAEAGLAEARKALAEAEEAARHGQEDAEARAAGLIAEARVREERVVRETERILREHEEGREEVQAHMAHVRSSLAALTGRVTTPAQD